The genomic segment TCGGCGTGTCGGCCGCGGTCGTCGCGGCCCCGGGCGTGCTCGAAGAACACCTCCGCACGCGCACGCACCTGATGAACCTGGTGAGTGCCGCCCGCGCGCACCTGGGCCTGGCCCCGCTGCCGCCGTTCGAGTTGCCGATCCGGGCCGACGAAAACGACGCCGAGTGACGGCGCCGCGGCGCCGGTCCGCCCGTTTGGTGCAAGAGCCGTCACCACCGGAACGCGCACGCGGCACAACAAGTCGGCACCGGATCCGGTCGAGAGATGGACGGGCCCCCCGGGCGTCCGAGAGACTCCTCAAACACGCACCGGCCCGGCGGGCGCTCGAGCCGGGTGAGGCCGCCGCGGTCCGGTTCCGTGAAACGGTCGCGTACCGCCTGTGGGTCCTCCGCGCCGGCGTGGTCCTGTCGAATCACTTTCACATCGTCGTCACCGCGCGCCGGGGGCTCATTTCGGCTTGGCGGGGGCCGCTGTGTCCCACACCAGCACGGTTCCGTCGGCCGAGCCGGAGGCGAGCATCTGACCGTCCGGGGCGAAGGCCAGCGCCGTGACCGGTCCGTTGTGGCCGGTGAAGGTGTGGAGCCGCTTCCCGCCCGGCCAGTCGTACACCGCCACCCCGTACTCCAGGCCCGCGCCGACCGGCAGGCCGACGGCAAAGGTCTTCCCGTCCGGACTGAACGTCGGGTGGATGAAGCGGTGCTGCGGGCGCGTCAGTTCGGCCAGCGTCGCGCCCCGGGCGCTGCGCTCGAAATCGGCCACCCACAGCTTGCCGTCGGTGGTGGCCAGCACCGCGCCCGAATGGTCGCCCACCGCGAGATACGTGGCCCCGTCATCGAGCCGCTGCCGAAAACCCGGCGCCGTCGCGCGCAGTTCGCCCAGCTTCTGCCCGGTCGTCGCGTCCCACCCGGTCACGAGCAGCGGCGCCCGTTCGCCCGGCTTATTTTGGAAGAGCTCCACCGCGGTGACCAGTTGTAAGTTGTTCGGGCTGAACGCCGCCGCTGTGCCGAAGGCGTTATCATCCGGCGGCGTCAGCCGCACCAGCCGCCGCCGGGTCTCCACGTCCCACACCTCGCACCAGGTGGAATCGGGCTTCCCGAGCGACGACAAGCGGATCCCGGCGGCGCGGCGAAAGTCGGCGGACGGGGTGACAACGCCCCCGGACAGTGCGAACAGCTCCTCTCCCGTCGCCAGGTCGTGAACCGTACCGCCCACCCACATCATCCCCCGGGTGGTGTCCGGCGCCAGGTGGGTGTACCACGCCCGGGCGCGGGGCGCGGGCGGCCACAACCGTTTGCCGTCCGGTGGCCACGTCCCAGCGGAGAACCCGCCGGTCCATGCCGGCCGTCACCACCCCTTTGCCGTCCGGGGTGAACCGCACGGCGGTGATCGTGCCCAGGTGCCCGCCGGTCGGGGTGAGCGGCCCCCCGGCCGGCGCCTCCCACACCAGCGCCACGTTCAAAGTGTGCACCCACCCCCAGGCGGCCACCCGCTCGTTGTCCGCGAACACCAACCCGTGCGCCACCGGGTTGTCCCCGAAGGTCCGCAGGTCGGCCGGTTCGAGTGAGGTCGGCTTCAGTGGCGTGCCGTCGGGGAGCGCCCACCGGTCGATCGCCCCGGTCCGCCCCAGAGCGGCCAGCGTCTTGCCGTCCGGCGCGAACGCCACGGCAACCCCCACTTCCGCCCGGCCGAGCAGCGTCGGGCCGGGCTTCCCGGTCGCCGCGTCCCAGAGCCGCACGGTCCCATCAAACTGGGAACAGGTGGCGACCGTCTTTCCGTCCGGGGAGAAGGCGGCCGAGGCGCCGAAGCCCGAGAACGCGTCCGGGATCGTGGCGATCAATCGGTCGGGGGAGTTCTTCGGCGCGCCTTCCGCCTTCCCGGCCGAGACGTCCCACAACTGGAGGGTGGTTCCGGGGTTCACCCCCTTCGGGCCGGGGCCCGGACCCGTGAACTGGCCGCGGGTCGCGAGCCGCTGGCCGTCCGCCGACAGCACCGGCGTCACGATCGGGCTCGGCAGGACGCTCACCCGCGCCCGTTCCGCGTCCTTTTCCAGGTCCCAGACGACGACACCGCTCGTCGGCCCTTTGCCGGCGCCGAACGCCAGCACCGTGCCGTCGGCCGACAGCGCGGCCGAGCCCACCTTCGGTGCCGCCGCGTCGGCGCCGGGCACCTTGATGACCCGCACGGTCTTGCCGGTCGCCACCTCGAAGACGAGGAGGGCGTCGGCGGCCCGTTCGGTCACCGCCCGCTTGCCGTCGGCCGAAACGGCGAACACGGTCCGCCCGTCCGGGCGCTCCCCGGTCGGATCGGCCGCCTCGAACCCGGGCACCTCGGTCACCTTCCCCGTGCGCGTGTCGTGGAGGCGCGGGCCGGAGGCCCCGCCGCCGCCTGTCAGGTACGTTCGGTAGTCCGGGGCCAGCAGGTGCGCGCCGCGGAGCTGGGTGCTCGGGCCGATGGCGCTGCGGCTCGTGCCGAACCGGGCCTTGGCGCCGGCCGGCAGCGGGGCGTCCGCGGCCCCGCGCGCGAGAGCGGGTGCGAGCAGCACCAGGGCGAGCGAAAAGCGGCGGGCCGTCACGGCGGCACCTCTCGGGGGACGAGCGCGACGGGGGCGAAACGAGCGGCCCGGCGGGCCGGAGCCCGCCGGCGGGGCGACCGGATCACTTCGGAGCGGGCACCGCGGCCGTGTCCCACAGCAGGACGCTGCCGTCGGCCGAGCCGGAGGCGAGCGTTTTGCCATCGGGTGCGAACGCCAGGGCGGTGACCGGCCACCGGTGACCGGTGAAGGTGTGCAGCCGCTGACCGCGCGGCCAGTCGTACACCTGGACCTCGTGGCCATCGGAACCCCCAGCCGGCACCGCGACGGCGAACGTCTTGCCGTCCGGGCTGAACGTCGGGTGGGTGAAGCGCTGTTGGGACTGCGCCAGTTCGGTGACCGCCTCGGCCCCGGCGCCGCGCGTGTAGTCGGCCGCCCACAACTTGCCGTCGGCCGTGGCGAGGACCACCCGCGCGTTGTCGCCCGCCGGCGCCAGGTGCGGCCGGGCCGTGTCACCGAAGCCGATGCTCTG from the Frigoriglobus tundricola genome contains:
- a CDS encoding WD40 repeat domain-containing protein, with protein sequence METRRRLVRLTPPDDNAFGTAAAFSPNNLQLVTAVELFQNKPGERAPLLVTGWDATTGQKLGELRATAPGFRQRLDDGATYLAVGDHSGAVLATTDGKLWVADFERSARGATLAELTRPQHRFIHPTFSPDGKTFAVGLPVGAGLEYGVAVYDWPGGKRLHTFTGHNGPVTALAFAPDGQMLASGSADGTVLVWDTAAPAKPK
- a CDS encoding WD40 repeat domain-containing protein; translated protein: MTARRFSLALVLLAPALARGAADAPLPAGAKARFGTSRSAIGPSTQLRGAHLLAPDYRTYLTGGGGASGPRLHDTRTGKVTEVPGFEAADPTGERPDGRTVFAVSADGKRAVTERAADALLVFEVATGKTVRVIKVPGADAAAPKVGSAALSADGTVLAFGAGKGPTSGVVVWDLEKDAERARVSVLPSPIVTPVLSADGQRLATRGQFTGPGPGPKGVNPGTTLQLWDVSAGKAEGAPKNSPDRLIATIPDAFSGFGASAAFSPDGKTVATCSQFDGTVRLWDAATGKPGPTLLGRAEVGVAVAFAPDGKTLAALGRTGAIDRWALPDGTPLKPTSLEPADLRTFGDNPVAHGLVFADNERVAAWGWVHTLNVALVWEAPAGGPLTPTGGHLGTITAVRFTPDGKGVVTAGMDRRVLRWDVATGRQTVVAARAPRPGVVHPPGAGHHPGDDVGGRYGSRPGDGRGAVRTVRGRCHPVRRLSPRRRDPLVVAREARFHLVRGVGRGDPAAAGAADAAG